The Engystomops pustulosus chromosome 2, aEngPut4.maternal, whole genome shotgun sequence genomic interval TGTGAAcgcaatatatatctatatatatagatatatattagtgATAGAGATAGAGAGGCTGCATGTGACAGCTATGCTATCCGCTTTCAACTCTAGCAACTACTGCATGTCAAACATTCACAATTCTGAAGGCCTAATGCCAGAAGTtccattacttattgggggggatATGAAATGAAAATTAGGAAGTTGGTGCAATACACCCTATCCATTCTGGATCTGCTTTACAAACTCAAGGACTGGTCGCTCCAGTGCAACTGTCATTAAATAAAAGGTTTCTTTGGCTGTAGAGTCAGTCTGATCTATTCCTCCCCCCCATCTCTAATATACTGCAGGCTTGGCACCGAGCCAGCACAACCCTCATAGAACCTTACTGCCATCTACAGGCGGTTCTGCCTGTCTCATTCAGAGGCAAGAGACAAGCCTCAATGAAATAAATTAGACAGCTCTGCATTTAAATCTTTATTAGTAGGGAATTATTGGACTGAAAGCTAATGCTGGATTTTGTAAAATATGAGTTTCCCTGTTCACTAATCCCTCTTTAGATGGCAAATTTCACAGCTAAAATGAGCTTTGACAGATTGCTTTCCCTTTACTTAGATGAAGAAATATTTACAATGGATTGATTTGGTTCTGCATAATTTTGCTGTAATTATTTGAATAAATCCATTTCCGCAAAGTAGAAGTTTTCTTTATGAGAACAGGCATAATACAGCACATCTGAAACCAGATCCTACACACTTCTAGGACACTCAAAGAAAACTTTTCAGTATGACATATTGGAAACATGGGGGCAATTCAGATCAATGACCCTGTGTACTCGTACATTCAAGAGAAGCTCAACATCCTAATGGAAAAGCTAAGACACTCGCTCTAGGGTGAGAAGGATAGCTACAGACAATTAACAAAATATCACCGAATATGGACAAATGCTTAAATTCTGTCATTTGCAAATATTATTTGTAGGCCATAAAATTGCTTCTGAAAACTACTGTGCAGCTAGTGATACTAGCAAAGGCACAAGACGTAGAAATGCACACAGGACGTTTCATTGGCCGCAAGCATGTGTTCAGTGTCATGCTATTAGCTTGGTTGACatataaagaaaacaaaaataaaaaacacaaaagatgTGAATTGCACCCAGTCATGCATCTTCTCACAATTCGATTTGTAAAATACAACAATATATCAACAGATTTTCTagcaagagtaaaaaaaaaagttaacccctttttaattttttttttctgtagaccATGTCCatgaaataagtttttttttttttttaaaccagtccTCTGAAGGCTGCACGGTGGAAAATGGGTGACATTAGCAAGTCCGgaattttttgttctttttattactttttttttgcattactgTAGTGTAAATGTTACAGTGGGATTGTGAGATTTAACATGCACATATATGGTACAGTACAATCAAGAATATACATAATTATATATGCATagacatatatatgcatatatattccAGATCTGAGTCCTTCAAAGTCAGCCAAGActcaaagtaaaaattaaaaaaaaaaaataataataataaaaaaaaagttaaaggggttgatttttttttccctctcggTAACATGAGCAAGCCAAAGAAGACCGTATGAAGACATACTGGCACTTTAATACTGGTTGATTGGGCACTTGTATGCAGTACTTATAGACCAGTAAAAGTGCTCATTTACCTGTCTGCTGTGTAAGGGACCTTTTGTCTTGAAGCCTCCCTGGGAGCTGCACTCTGAGGCACTGAAGTGATCTGAACTAGTGGAAGAGCGTTTGGAGAGGGTGTCACAACCCCCCACAAAGGTGTTGTCCAAAGGGAGTTCCTGAATCACATGATGCTTTTTCACCGACACCGGAGTATCTGCTTTAAGATGAAAAGCAGACTGCGGAGAGGCAGATTTGTAATGCTTAGCTAGGTCAGGGCTGTTGGGCTTGAAGGTGGTTGGAGGAGCTGTACCCCAATCAAAGCGTCCCATCCCTTGTTCCTCCAGCTCGGCTGGAAGACTTATAGTCCCGTTGATAGGTTCGTGAACGGTATCATCAGGTTTAGACTCCTCAATGGTGACAAAGTTCAGTAGGGAACTTTTAGGAgattttcttttcttccttttctttttcttattcTGCTTGCTTTCCTGATTTGGAGACATCCACTCTGCCCCTTGTTTGCTCCTCTGGGCAGCTTTAAACCTTGACGCGTGCCGGCATCGTACAAGAACTGTCACAAAGATGACTACAATCACCACCATGGCACCTGCCACTATGGCGATCATAATAGTAAGATAATCCTCGTTCTGGTAGGACTGACCACTCTCCCCAATATTTCGGTCTAACGGAGTTTCCATAGTCCTGCGGATCAAGTCGAGGATGTAGGAGGCATTCCCAGCTGTCTCATTGACATACAAAAACACAAGAACCAGAGTGTGCAGAGGCTTGGGATATCCTAAGTCACTGATATTGACCACCAGTCGGTGCAGGCCTATGTCTGTTGCAGAAGGCTTCTCTTCTAGAGTAATGTTGCCTGTCACAGGATCTATTCGGAAGAGACCTTTGTTGTTCCCACTAACAATAGTGTATTTTAACTCAGCATTCATTCCAGTGTCAATATCAACAGCAAAGACCTCTGCAACCACTGAGCCTGGAATGGCTGAAAGAGGCACCAGCTTAAATGATGTATTGGATGGAGGAGAGATAACTACAGGGCTATTATCATTAGCATCCATGATATTGATTGTTACTTTGGCCGTGGAGGAACGTGGAGTCTGCCCTCCATCTACGGCTTTGACATCAAACGTGTATGAACTTTGTTGCTCTCTGTCAAAGGACACGTTTGACTTGATGAGACCAGAATAGGGATCCAAGACAAAGTTTTCATTGTCATTGAGTATGGAAAGTGTTACAGCTTTGTTTTCTCCTGCGTCTGAGTCTGTTGCTGTTATCACCCCCACTGTACTGTACTTTGGTAGGTTCTCAGAGACAAAGAATTGAAAGTGGTTGTGTGTAAACTTGGGGCTGTTGTCATTCTCGTCTAGGACAGTCACAATGACAGCTGCTTGGCTTTGCAGTGGGGGAGTACCATTGTCTCTGGCTGTGACTGTGAAAATGAAACGTTCCTGTTCCTCTCTATCAAAAACTCTGGAAGCTGTCAAAACTCCTGTCTTCCGGTCCAGATCGAAGAAAGAAGCATTAGGGCCAAGCTGATAAACAATGTCTGCGTTCTTCCCACTGTCTTCATCTGTGGCACTGATAGTAGTTAAGTATAGACCTCTGCGGTTGTTTTCAGACACTGATAGCTCAATTACAGGCTGGGTAAAAATTGGAGGATTGTCATTCTCATCCTCTAGCTCCACTCTCACCAGGGCTGTCTGGTTGAGGCTTGGTTTGCCAGTGTCAGCTGCAACAATCTTAAAACTGTATTCTTTGGTGCCCTCATAGTCCAACAAAGAAGAAGTCTCTAGCAGGTACTGGTTATCGTAGACGGCTTTCAGATGAAAGGGGACTTCTCTTTCAATGAAGCAGATGACCTTGCTGTTCACATCGGTGTCTTTGTCTGACACTGTGATCAGAGCTATTTTTGTGTTGGTCGGGTCTTTCTCGGAGAGATACACGGTGCCATTGATGGGGCTTATAATATACCTGAGATCGATATTAGGTGGGTTGTCATTCACATCAGTCACATTAATGGTAACAGTTGCCCTTGAAGGGGTGGAGCTGCCATCTGTGGCCAGGACAGTTAACTTGTGGACTGCGGTGTCTTCCCTGTCTAGTAGTCTCTGAACTGTGATTAATCCAGTTGTGTTGTTTAAAGCAAAAAGTCTTTTGGTCGCAGATGTCACTTGGGCACCATAAATATATTTGATTTCAGCATTACTACCTATGTCTGCATCTGTTGCATGTAACTGAACTACGGAGGTCCCTATGGGGGAATTTTCGGGGATATGAACCTCGATTTGACTTTCTTTAAATACTGGTTTGTTGTCATTCACGTCACTTACTGTAACTTGGAGGATAGCAGTGCTGGATTTCTGAGGGTTCCCACCATCCTCCACTTTGATTTTCATGACATAGGTGTCTTTCTGCTCTCTGTCCAGGACCTGCTGCACTATGAGTTGTGGCCATTTCTCCCCCTCTGGTGTCTCAACTATATCCAGTCCAAATACACTCTGTCCGTTTAAAAGTCCATAGTGTTGCACTCCATTGAAACCCGTGTCTGGGTCCACTGCTGATGGGATTGGGAAGCGGCTGTTTATCAGAGTATTCTCAGGGATGGAGATATTGATCACAGTAGAGGGGAACATAGGGGCATTATCATTGGTATCTGTGACAATTATTTTGATCTTGATAAGCCTGAAAAAGTCATTGGGCAGAATGACAACTTCAAGTTCAAAGGAACATTCATTTTCCTCAGACGTTGATCCAGCACAGATTTTCTCTCTGTCTATCCTGGTTGACGTTGTGAAGATCTCTCCAGTGCTACTGGACACTTTGACCAAAGGAGAGTCCCCTGCTTTAGAAACCAGTCTGTAGACGAGGCTGTTGCTGGTCCCAGTGGCAGCATTGATATGTGAGATATTCAGGTCCTTTGGTATATTTCCAATGGGTACATTTTCAGGCAGTTCCTCTCTAATGGTGTAAATAAGTTCTTGGGCAATTGCAGAATCCAGCCTTAAGCAGGCAATCAGAGCGGCCAACAGGTAAAAATCCCTTAGGTCCATGATAATGTGCTTCCTTTGTTTTCTTGGATTTTAGGATTTAAGGGTTGTCACTGAGGAATGGTGCCGATTTGCAAGAGGAGGCGTGCATGGACTGCAAGATGCCTTACATCTCATTTCTAATTGGAGCCAGCAGCTGTCAACACAATCACACAAACAATCACATTTGTAGCATTCAAGGAAATATAAGTACATGTCTGCATCCTCATGCTAAGCATTACATTAGTACTCATGCAGAAAGTGCTCAACTATTCGGCATCTGCAAAATAAAAACGTGTCCAATGCATCAGCATTGTCACACTGGCTCTAGCcgcccccctcctccctgcctcccCGGAATAATACAATCCACTACTTTTCCTCATTAAGCAAAATCTGTTATTGCCACACATTTGTTTTTCTAATCCTCCTTCTGTCTGATGTACCATTCACATCATGCATCTCTCTGTATAACTGTTGCCAATAAAATCCTAAGTCCTTACCAGTATTCCTTGTAACTGCACTGTCAGCTGCCAAATACAATTTGTGCTTCATTGCCTCTACTCTGGAGTCATTCCCCTTATCAGAGCCTATTCCTTCTGCCTTTGCTCCTATAGTGCTATGATATAGAAAGCTGGAGGAGCTGACAGCAGGCTGCAGCATAGGCACCAGCACTGAGGAGCAATCCCTGACAGCTACAATACCTGGACTGGGGATCCTGCCTGCATTTCCCTGCACAAATCCTTGCACTTACTACTAAGAAAGGTAGGAGAACTTACAAGCCAAGGGATCTGTATCCAGATGCAAGTTAAAGGGATCCACAGATGAGCAGGAGATTGCAGGATCAGGACATCTCTGTTGCTTGTGCTGAAAAGACGCAGTCTAGGGCTACAGATGGTGTGACTTTCAGCTAATACACGGCAATACTGTGGGCTATCAATGCAAGGAAAGTCGCTGGACTGTGCTGAGATGCTCTGCTGGCAGCAGATTACATGGGAGCAAGCCTCTGCATTAGGCAGTCCCTGTGATTAGTTCCAGCAGGATGATACAGGCAGGCAGGTAGATGCAGGGCTCTAGAAGTGTGCTCCCACACCAAGATCTACAGAGAAATACACCAGCAGCACAAAATCAAAGACAACCATGCTCAACTTCACACTTGGCATCTAGGAATCCATCCAGTAGTCGAGACGGGGAGCAGCTAGTGGATCAGACCCCAGTATTCTCTCCGGCTGATGCTCCTAGATGTAACGGTAACTCCAAGCAAACACATCATTCTCTCCAGCGGCGATCACAGGGGGAGAATGTGAACAGGGCTCTGTATCCAGAGAGATGAATGAAGCCACTTATATGTTCCATTAGCAGCGGGGGAGATCTCCATCTGTCACCATCGCGCTGGTGGCGGGCAGCAGACACAACTTGGCAGGTGTCAGAGCAGAGCGGATGCTGGAGACACTTGCTACTAATTCCCATCCGAATGGCTGAGAGGCTGCTCCTCCGGATCACAGGCGCCGCTCcgtcccctccctctctcccttcCCTCTGAGCCGGATTTCTTCATATAACTCTCAATAAACccatagggagggagggagctgTGCCGGGCCCCGCCCCACGCCCGCTCATTGGCTGTCCCGGAGTATGTGGCTGGTGGATGCTAAAGAGCTATGATGATGTCATGAGCAGGTGACCAGTCACATGTGAGGCAGAGATACTGGTCCAGGCTCTCTCCGCTGCCCGGGAGTTTATCAGGGACCTGTATGAACGTGAGCAGCTACAGAGCGCACACATGTGTCTCCTGCCGCCGCTACTGGCGGGAAACCGGCTGCTCCGCCTgatacacagcacgtacactgcacacacagacctgctacacagcacatacactacacacacagcaccgctaaACCTGATGCAAAGCACATAGActacatactacacacacagctctgctacaccggctacacagcacatacactacacacacagccctgctaaacctgatacacagcacatacactacacacacagcactgctacaccggctacacagcacatacactacacacacagcactgctacaccggctacacagcacatacactacacacacagctctgctaaacctgatacacagcacatacactagatactatacacacagcactgctacacagcacatacactacatactacacacacagcactgctacacctaatacacagcacatacactactGATTAGACAcgcagcactgctacacctgacacacagcacatgcactacctgatgtacagtacatacactatataatatacacacacagctctgcgctgcctaatatacagcacataccactacatactatacacacacagctatgctcctcctgatacacagcacataaactatatactatacacacacagctctgcactgcCTGATGCAcagcacatacactacatactatacacacagctctgctacgtctGATACATACAACGCActgtactacactatataccGCACAAACAGCTTTGCACCTCCTGATACATACACAACACTGTACCAACTGTATACTGCACACACTGCTCTGCACTACCTGATACACCAAACTGTACTAGACTGCATACTGTACACACAGCTCTTCACTGTCTGCTACACAAACATGTCTGCACAGCCTGATACATACACAACACATAAACGATATATTGCACATCCTGATACATACACAGcactatactacactgtatactgcacacacatctcTGCACTGCATCACACTATACATGTGTACCACACTATACAGAATACACACAGCTCTTGCACTGCatgctacacacacagctctgaataCTCTCTATTGCACTGATTCCTAcaaacacagctctacactacctACTGGACAAATGCATGTCATGGTATGCACACTCACACACCCCTTCTTTctgtatacatccatatacacacagcctgcactacTCAATATTCACACAAACAGCCACCCCACGGTCCCCAGCTTGCAGTCtctttcacttgagaaagggatACTTGCCGACCCCTAAACACTTTGTTACTTTGAGACACTATCAGTTAATAAAACCTTCAAATTATCACACTGTTAATGTGACGCTTCTCCcaccgtgtgtgtgtgtaccaaTCACTTCGACCCAATACAATTCGATCCAGTTTGGCTACTGAGATCTGAATACTACACAGACGGCACCATCTGGTATCACAAGGAGGCGCTTGATAAGAGTTGTGCCTAATACGAAGCACAACCATATCTGGTGAACCTCTTCTCCTTTTATCATTGATATGTTTACTACAGAacctactactctatgagcgatCTTGTCTCCTCTCTCCCTGCCTTTCAGGAAACAGCTCGGCAGGGTATGCTACACACACACAACTCTAATACCTGAAGCTTTATACAGAGCTTTAACTCTAAGTTGTCCACAAGTACATTTgactctacactgtatacattacacactcagctctggaCTTTTCGTTTTACATAATCCGATTGGCACAGTTTTTcttacacacacagctttgcattGTTCCCTTTACACACACTGCTCCGCAATTTTCCCATTACACAGCTTTGCAATGTTCccattacacacagagctctgcAGTTTTCCCATTAGACAGCTCAGCGCCGTTCACATTGCACACAGAGCTCTGCACTGCTCCCATTACTTAAACAGCTTTGTACAGTTCCCATTAAACATACAGTCCGCACTGCTCCTGTtacaaacacataggggcacatttacttactcgtcccatcgcgatccccgatccggaatgtctgacaaggattcggagctgccgcgatttactaagatcatgcgtccaatttcctgcatgtgtcgcttccctgctgaggtccaccggagttcaccatcttcttccgggtgtatgtgtgtgctgatcttgcgatccgcggtttgtccgaattagcccccccgatttgtgttgcatgaaagccggcgccgatgcaccacaatcctatcgtgtgcgccaaaaaaccggggcaattccgcgcaaatcagaaatagtctggaaacccgacggaaatgcgtccaacggacccttagtaaatgtgccccatacagttcTCCACCGTTCCCATTATACACATCCCTGCACTGTTCaccttacacactcagctctacaCTGTTCACCTTACACACGCAGCTCTATACTGTACAACTTGCACACTCAGCTGTACACTGTTCATcttacacacacagctgtacactgTTCACCTTACACACATAACTCTACACTGTACaccttacacactcagctctacaCAGTACaccttacacacacagctctacactgtacaccttacacacacagccctgcactgtacaccttacacacacagccctgcacagttcaccttacacactcagctctacaCAGTACACcttacacacacagctttgcacTGTACACCTTGCACACTCAGATCTGCACAGTTCaccttacacactcagctctacaCTGTTCaccttacacacacagctctacactgttcaccttacacactcagctctacaCAGTACaccttacacacacagctctacactgtacaccttacacacacagctttgcacTGTACACCTTGCACACTCAGATCTGCACAGTTCaccttacacactcagctctacaCTGTTCaccttacacacacagctctacactgttcaccttacacacacagctctacactgttCACCTTACACACACAACTCTACACTGTACACCTTACACACTGAGCTCTTTACTGTTGACCTTACACACTGAGCTCTACACGGTTCACCTTACACACTCAGCTGTACACTGTTCACCTTACACACTCAGCTGTACACTGTTGACCTTACACACTGGGCTCTACACTATTCaccttacacacacagctctacactgttGAACttaaacacacacagctctacattgTACACCTTACACACAGAGCTCTACACTATTCACCTTACACACTCAGCTGTACACTGTT includes:
- the PCDH9 gene encoding protocadherin-9 isoform X5, whose amino-acid sequence is MDLRDFYLLAALIACLRLDSAIAQELIYTIREELPENVPIGNIPKDLNISHINAATGTSNSLVYRLVSKAGDSPLVKVSSSTGEIFTTSTRIDREKICAGSTSEENECSFELEVVILPNDFFRLIKIKIIVTDTNDNAPMFPSTVINISIPENTLINSRFPIPSAVDPDTGFNGVQHYGLLNGQSVFGLDIVETPEGEKWPQLIVQQVLDREQKDTYVMKIKVEDGGNPQKSSTAILQVTVSDVNDNKPVFKESQIEVHIPENSPIGTSVVQLHATDADIGSNAEIKYIYGAQVTSATKRLFALNNTTGLITVQRLLDREDTAVHKLTVLATDGSSTPSRATVTINVTDVNDNPPNIDLRYIISPINGTVYLSEKDPTNTKIALITVSDKDTDVNSKVICFIEREVPFHLKAVYDNQYLLETSSLLDYEGTKEYSFKIVAADTGKPSLNQTALVRVELEDENDNPPIFTQPVIELSVSENNRRGLYLTTISATDEDSGKNADIVYQLGPNASFFDLDRKTGVLTASRVFDREEQERFIFTVTARDNGTPPLQSQAAVIVTVLDENDNSPKFTHNHFQFFVSENLPKYSTVGVITATDSDAGENKAVTLSILNDNENFVLDPYSGLIKSNVSFDREQQSSYTFDVKAVDGGQTPRSSTAKVTINIMDANDNSPVVISPPSNTSFKLVPLSAIPGSVVAEVFAVDIDTGMNAELKYTIVSGNNKGLFRIDPVTGNITLEEKPSATDIGLHRLVVNISDLGYPKPLHTLVLVFLYVNETAGNASYILDLIRRTMETPLDRNIGESGQSYQNEDYLTIMIAIVAGAMVVIVVIFVTVLVRCRHASRFKAAQRSKQGAEWMSPNQESKQNKKKKRKKRKSPKSSLLNFVTIEESKPDDTVHEPINGTISLPAELEEQGMGRFDWGTAPPTTFKPNSPDLAKHYKSASPQSAFHLKADTPVSVKKHHVIQELPLDNTFVGGCDTLSKRSSTSSDHFSASECSSQGGFKTKGPLHSRQGGTAVQCNCLACTATFLHAPNDYGKVIYRNDAAPSLATDTFSPTLVFSVRGQDLPLHEILNATCDNSGMQSQRRVTFHLPDGSQESCSDSGLGDHDPVGSGTMISQPLPLVQAQDEFYDQVSPDKRTEADGNSDPNSGVCVYVDLW
- the PCDH9 gene encoding protocadherin-9 isoform X6, encoding MDLRDFYLLAALIACLRLDSAIAQELIYTIREELPENVPIGNIPKDLNISHINAATGTSNSLVYRLVSKAGDSPLVKVSSSTGEIFTTSTRIDREKICAGSTSEENECSFELEVVILPNDFFRLIKIKIIVTDTNDNAPMFPSTVINISIPENTLINSRFPIPSAVDPDTGFNGVQHYGLLNGQSVFGLDIVETPEGEKWPQLIVQQVLDREQKDTYVMKIKVEDGGNPQKSSTAILQVTVSDVNDNKPVFKESQIEVHIPENSPIGTSVVQLHATDADIGSNAEIKYIYGAQVTSATKRLFALNNTTGLITVQRLLDREDTAVHKLTVLATDGSSTPSRATVTINVTDVNDNPPNIDLRYIISPINGTVYLSEKDPTNTKIALITVSDKDTDVNSKVICFIEREVPFHLKAVYDNQYLLETSSLLDYEGTKEYSFKIVAADTGKPSLNQTALVRVELEDENDNPPIFTQPVIELSVSENNRRGLYLTTISATDEDSGKNADIVYQLGPNASFFDLDRKTGVLTASRVFDREEQERFIFTVTARDNGTPPLQSQAAVIVTVLDENDNSPKFTHNHFQFFVSENLPKYSTVGVITATDSDAGENKAVTLSILNDNENFVLDPYSGLIKSNVSFDREQQSSYTFDVKAVDGGQTPRSSTAKVTINIMDANDNSPVVISPPSNTSFKLVPLSAIPGSVVAEVFAVDIDTGMNAELKYTIVSGNNKGLFRIDPVTGNITLEEKPSATDIGLHRLVVNISDLGYPKPLHTLVLVFLYVNETAGNASYILDLIRRTMETPLDRNIGESGQSYQNEDYLTIMIAIVAGAMVVIVVIFVTVLVRCRHASRFKAAQRSKQGAEWMSPNQESKQNKKKKRKKRKSPKSSLLNFVTIEESKPDDTVHEPINGTISLPAELEEQGMGRFDWGTAPPTTFKPNSPDLAKHYKSASPQSAFHLKADTPVSVKKHHVIQELPLDNTFVGGCDTLSKRSSTSSDHFSASECSSQGGFKTKGPLHSRQGGTAVQCNCLACTATFLHAPNDYGKVIYRNDAAPSLATDTFSPTLVFSVRGQDLPLHEILNATCDNSGMQSQRRVTFHLPDGSQESCSDSGLGDHDPVGSGTMISQPLPLVQAQDEFYDQVSPDKRTEADGNSDPNSGKC